In Propionispora hippei DSM 15287, the DNA window GGAACTCGAATCCCTGACCTCTTCGATGTCAACGAAGCGCTCTAACCAACTGAGCTATAACCCCTTAAGACATTTTATATTTTAGTATAAAATAAAGGATTTGTCAAGGACAATATTGCCTGGTACGCTAGGAGCCCTCCTTCTCTTTAGAAGCTAATATAGGAAAAAATGATTGCTTGGTTTTATCATTTCTAGTAAGATTACTTTAGACATTTATCAAAATAATTTTAATTTTTTGAGACTTTGGTGTCTGCGGTTTTGTGTGGCAAAAAATTTCCAGTTGTTTGTGTTCCAGCGGATGAGCTTACTATTTGTATATAGGTTGGTGAAGAATATATGGATCATCAGGTTGTATTAAAAAGAGAAGAGAAAGTATATTTACAACTGGAGACATTAACTTGCCAAATTGATGAACAGTCTGTGGGGCAGCAACGCCGGATTGGTTATGATGCCACAACCATCGGACAGTGTTTACATATCAGCAGAGCCAATACCAGCAAGGAATTGAATGAGTTATTTAAAGAAAACAAGTTATTAAAGATAAAAGGCAAGCCCGTGTATTATTTGCATAAGGGGATTATGGAAGAAAAGCTGGGCATGGTTTTTGCCGATAATACGTTTGAGGACACTGGGGCTTTTAAAGATTATGTTCTGCAGCAGCAAAACAAGAATAAGCCGGCTAAGGAAGCTATCCAGGAACAGAATAATAGCGTATTTAGCAGCTATATTGGTGCCGACGGTTCGTTGAAAACGCAAGTTGAACAGGCCAAGGCCGCTATTTTATATCCCCCTAACGGACTGCATACACTAATTACCGGTTCCACAGGCGTAGGCAAGACTACTTTTGCGGAAGCCATGTATAAATACGGAATAGAAACCAAGATATTTAAAGAGGATACACCTTTCGTCATTTTTAACTGCGCCGATTATACGGATAATGCACAATTGCTCTTATCCCATCTTTTCGGACATGTGAAAGGAGCTTTTACCGGAGCGGATAAGAATAAGGAAGGCCTGGTAAGCCGGGCGAATCAGGGAATCCTCTTTTTAGATGAAATTCATAGGCTGCCGCCGGAAGGGCAGGAAATGCTGTTTCTGATTATGGATAAAGGAATCTACCGCAAATTGGGCGAGACCGATCTTTATCATACGGTTAATGTCAGGATTATCGCGGCAACAACGGAGGACCCCAATACGGCCGTATTAAGTACTTTTCTCCGCAGGATACCGGTGATAATAAAAATGCCCGATTTAAGTGAGTTCACCCTACAGGAACGACAGGATTTTATTTATGAATTTTTTTCTAAAGAGGCTGAGCGAATCGGCACTCCGATTAAGGTTAATCACGAAGTGATACGGATACTTATGCTTTATGAATGCAATGCCAATATAGGGCAGTTGAAAAGCAATATACAACTTATCTGTGCAAAGGCTTTCCTTGAATATATAAGGTTTAAGCAGGAAATGATTATTGTAAAGTTGTCTCAACTATCCAGTCACATGAAGGACGGTATTTTTAAAATTAGTGAGTATAGGAAAAATATGACACAAAGTTTCAATAATACTTTGATAACTGATATTATTTTTGATTGTTCACAGGTAAATCAAAAAAATGAGACCTTTGTAGTATGTCAAGACAATAGTGTAAGTGATAATTTTTATAAAATCATAGAAAAAAGCTGGGAAAAGAGGGTTCATAGCAATTTACCGGAGAGCAAAATAGTACAGGAGTTAAATGATCAAATAGACAGCTACTTTCATAGTGTATTTTCCAAAATAAAAACCAGAAATTTTTATTATACCAAGGATGTCATAGCTAAAATAGTCGATGTAAAAATAGTCAATACAATCGAAAGGGTATTGAATGAGTCGAATTTGTTCGGTACAGATTATAATAAGAAAATATTGTATGCTCTGGCGCTGCATATAAATGCATTGCTGCATAGAATACACAGTGGACTGGTAAATTATATCGACAGTCAGAATAATGCTCATATGAACCATAAGG includes these proteins:
- a CDS encoding sigma-54-dependent transcriptional regulator; its protein translation is MVFADNTFEDTGAFKDYVLQQQNKNKPAKEAIQEQNNSVFSSYIGADGSLKTQVEQAKAAILYPPNGLHTLITGSTGVGKTTFAEAMYKYGIETKIFKEDTPFVIFNCADYTDNAQLLLSHLFGHVKGAFTGADKNKEGLVSRANQGILFLDEIHRLPPEGQEMLFLIMDKGIYRKLGETDLYHTVNVRIIAATTEDPNTAVLSTFLRRIPVIIKMPDLSEFTLQERQDFIYEFFSKEAERIGTPIKVNHEVIRILMLYECNANIGQLKSNIQLICAKAFLEYIRFKQEMIIVKLSQLSSHMKDGIFKISEYRKNMTQSFNNTLITDIIFDCSQVNQKNETFVVCQDNSVSDNFYKIIEKSWEKRVHSNLPESKIVQELNDQIDSYFHSVFSKIKTRNFYYTKDVIAKIVDVKIVNTIERVLNESNLFGTDYNKKILYALALHINALLHRIHSGLVNYIDSQNNAHMNHKDEYEVAIKLRNELENEFYIQIPDAEIAYLTMFLYAFREVGIRKNIGVIVIAHGDNIATGMARVANQLLDTEHAHAIDMPLTANIREIYEKVKEKVKEVNRGKGVLLLVDMGSLLSFSQMITEDTGIKTGTLDMVSTAIVIEATRKSLFLPDIDIEDLISDIKNIKSEEYNKRDIQVILEAGHNQTRDFFQDNILRVLNETLSFLDAEKIYQMFDQVLHEIAVTIECTVDESLRIKFIFHCACMIERILRNASLEYDKTCIIMEENEKMMLLIKDKFKFIEEFFGVCIPDDEYVFIFSIFETVVKHIEA